The Nitrospira sp. genome contains a region encoding:
- a CDS encoding PilZ domain-containing protein, whose protein sequence is MTNRKNPIRRHSRFPVSWSVLYGSDEFLAEGTVLDLTSRGWRIAGSMPVTPGMQLTLQVSVPEKSTPLRVQRATVLWVTDHDFAIEAHEMPPNDHAWVAEFLRQKLGLMWISREDDHGISCHATEKVLRSETQPSVPRIEDVLQRFLAIQPPVIDIPSEARWQCDSDVQENEGHTASEGLPEKIWHEVHRILRSMLAIRAARERTGRDLIADN, encoded by the coding sequence ATGACGAACAGGAAGAACCCCATACGGCGCCATAGTCGGTTTCCGGTCAGTTGGTCGGTCTTGTATGGAAGTGACGAGTTTCTCGCAGAAGGGACCGTCTTGGATCTGACCTCCAGGGGCTGGAGAATCGCGGGATCGATGCCTGTTACACCCGGTATGCAGCTAACCCTGCAGGTTTCGGTTCCCGAAAAATCAACACCCCTTCGCGTCCAACGGGCGACCGTGCTCTGGGTGACCGATCATGACTTTGCGATTGAAGCCCACGAGATGCCGCCCAACGACCATGCATGGGTTGCCGAGTTTCTTCGGCAGAAGCTCGGGCTCATGTGGATCTCACGAGAAGACGATCACGGGATCTCTTGTCACGCCACAGAAAAGGTGCTCCGTAGCGAGACACAGCCTTCAGTTCCACGCATTGAGGATGTCCTGCAGCGATTTCTTGCCATTCAACCCCCTGTGATAGACATTCCTTCCGAAGCTCGGTGGCAGTGCGACTCGGATGTTCAGGAGAACGAGGGTCACACGGCCTCCGAGGGCTTGCCGGAAAAGATTTGGCACGAGGTGCATCGGATCCTTCGCTCGATGCTCGCCATAAGAGCCGCTCGGGAACGGACCGGCCGGGATCTCATTGCCGACAATTAG